Genomic window (Deinococcus aerophilus):
CTCCACGGCTGAGGTCGGTGCCGGTGGCCTGGACCTCGTCCTGCAGGCGGCGGGCCACCCGGTCGAAGACCGCCCCGGTGTCGGTCACCGAGAACGCCCGTTGCTGGGTGTGAACGCGGGAGAACATCAGCAGATCGTCCACCAGCCGTTTCATGTGCTCTCCGCCCTCCACGATCTGACGCAGGTACAGCCGCCCCCGGTCGTCCAGAAGCGAACCGTAACGCCGGTCAATCACACCCGCAAAGCTCGTGACCGCCCGGATGGGGGCCTGCAGGTCATGGGAAGCCACGTACGCAAACTGCTCCAGATCCGCGTTGCTGCGGCGCAGTTCCTCGTTGGCATGCCGCAGCGCCCGCTCGGCCTGCCGGCGCTCGGTCACGTCCTTAACCAGGCCGGCCATGCGGGTCACCTCTCCCTGGGCGTCGCGGTTGAAATACCCGTCGTCCTCGACTTCGCGGACGCTGCCGTCCCGCCGCACCACCCGGAAGGCCATGTGAAAATCATCGCCCGACCGGGTCACCCGCGCGATCTCCTGCGCAAAGGCGTCGCGGTCCTCCGGGTGAATCAGACGGTCGGTCCAGTCGGCCAGGGTCCCGGTCAGTTCCTGGGGAGCGTAGCCGGTGATCTGCTCCACCGCTCCGCCGTACAGAATCTGACCTGTGGCCGGATTCCAGTCGTACAGCAGGTGACCGGACCCGCGCACGGCCACCTCGTAGCGCTCGCGCCACTCGCCAACCTCACGCGTGCTGGCCTCCAGATGGGCCAGACCCTCCGCGCGCTCCAGGGCCAGCCCCAGACTGCGCACCACCGACTCCAGCGCCGCCTGATCGGGACGGGTCCAGTGACGTTCGCTTCCGAACAGCACCACCGCAAAGACGCCCCGGGGCGCACCGTTGACGAGCACCGGCAGGGTGGCCGAGGCACCAATGTGCCCCACCATGTCATCCAGATTGTCGGTGCTGCGCGCGTACTGATCCTGGTAATACGGCGCGAGGGTCGTGAAGGGAATCACCAGGTTGTTCGTCGTGTCGTACGGCAGCCCCGCGTCCACGGCGGCCTGCAGCGCCTCACTGCGCAGTTCCCCGGTCTGGGCCCGCAGGATCCACTCCTCACCCCGCCGCTCAAAGTACAGCGCGTAGCCTGCGGGCAGCAGGGACAGAACCACCTGCTGGGCCCGCTTGATCAGAACGTAGGGTTCGTCGTGCAGGGTCAGGTCCCGCGTGAGGTCCGCAAAGCCTTCCAGCGCCCGGGTCCGCGCGTCGAGTTCTGCGTTCTGCAGTTCCAGGCGCTGGGTCTGTACCGCGCGCTCCAGGGCCAGGGTCAGGCCACGCCCGACGGCGCGCACGAAGGCCTGATCGCTTTCACTCCAGTGCTGAAGTCCGCGCACGCCGAGACACAGAATGCCGCCCACCTCGCCGTCCACCAGCAGCGGCAGGGTGGCGCCGGCACCGTCGGGCCCGGTGTGCGGTTCCTGCCGGACGTCCACGGCGTCGACGAACATGGGCTGACGGGTGGCGAGCACCCCGGCGATCATGGGGGTGACGTCAGAAAAACCCGCGGAGAGCTCGGTCATGTTCTGGTCACTCACGTCCTCGCTCCGGGCCTGCAACGACCAGCGCCCGTGTTCGCGGGTGTAGAACCCGGCACTTCCGCTGGGAAAGCGGCCGCGCAGCACCTCGAAGGCCTGCTGTGCCAGCCCGGGCAGGTCCGTCTGACGGCCCACCGCCTCGGAATAGGCGACGAATGCCGCCTGGGCACGGGCGCTCGCCTCGATCTGCAGAGTGTGGGCCGTGAGCTGCGCTGCAGTCTCGGCGCGTTCCAGGGCCAGCGTCAGGCTGCGGCCTACCGCGCGGAACACGCTGCGTTCGCGTTCGGTCCAGCCGTGGCGCTGCGTGAGCCCCAGGGTCAGCAGGCCGTGAGGCCGGCCGCTCCGCATAAACGGATACATCGCGCCCGCGCGGTACATGCCGGTGTCCTGCACTCCTTCCCGCTCGGCGTCCCAGTGCTCGAAAAACACCGCCTGCCCCTGCGCAAAGGGTTGCTGAAAGCTCGGCAGGTCACCAGGAAAGCCGTCGCACGCCGCCTGCACGACCACTGGGTCCATGTCGGCCGCAACCACCCGGGCCCGCCACAACCCATCCTCGAGTTCGTAATACACCGGATGAACCTCGCCCAGCACAGACTGCAGGACGTCGCGGGCGTGCTCGGCGAGCAGCTGCGGATCGGTTCCGGTGCTTGCCACCTCGGTGAAGCGGGCAAAGGCTGCGAGGGCCGCGCGTTCCGCCTCCAGCGCCTGGGTCCGCGCGTCCGCGACCACCGACTGACCCGTCTCCAGATCGGCGGCCCCACGCGCCATGGCCAGGGCGCTCTGGGCCATGACGGTTCGCAGGAAACGGCCCTCCTCCGCCGTGAGCAGATGGGGGCGCTGAAAGTCGAGAACCACCGCTCCCAGAGGCTGGGTCCCCGCGACCAGCGGCAGCACCGCGGTGCAGACGGTCCGGCCTGTACAGGCACGCAGATCCAGTGCTTCCCCTTCAACCCGCGCGTCTCCGCAACCCAGAAACAGCGTTTCGCGGCGCTCCAGGGCGTGTGTGGCCGCGCTGCAGACCTCCGCGGCGGCGCCCTCCTGGCCGGGCCAGGACGTCCAGGTGTCTGTTCCCGCGTCCCAGCAGGCGGCCAGCGTGAGGTGTTCGCCGCGCTCGTCGCTCAGCAGAACCGTGCCAACCACCGCGTCCAGCGCCTTGGTGACCGTGGTGAGTACCACACGCAGCACCTGATCCTGGGTGCTGGCGGATACCAGGGTCTCGCTGAGCGTCAGCAGGTGCTCACTCAGCGAGGGAAGCGACGTGGTCGGGCTGGACATGTCGTCAACATACTGCCTGCTGCGCCCGGGTAAGCGGGAACAGGAGACCAGCGGTCACGTTACTCCGGACTGCGCCGCCGAACATCCTCCGGGCCCCGGGACCGCTGCGGCCAGGAAAGCTGTGTCCGGGCTCAGCGCTGTCCCAGGCGCCATTTGAGTTCACGAGCAAATTCATCCTTTTTCATCTTGGCGACCGCCGTGACCGAGTCCTCCAGCAGGGCAACCACATCCAGCTCTCCGTCAATCACTGCCTGACGGAACAGGTCCAGGTCTGCGATGTCCAGCAGACGTCGGTAGTGGAAGCCCAGGCGGCTGACCGCCTTGTCGGCCATCTGTTCGGGCGTCAGCCCCTGGAACTCGTCGGCGAGGCTGGGCATGGCCAGCAGCGGCTCCATACGCCCCGCCTTGGCCCGAGGGGAGGTCAAGGCCGGAGCAGAGACGGCAGGCCCGCCAGTGGGCTTCTGGGTGCCCGCAAAGGGGTATTCGTCGGGGTGGGTGATCAGGTGCATCAGCGCCGCCGCCTTGGATTTCTTGACCACGAGTACCGCATCACGAACGAGCAGGTCAAAGCGGTCCATGCACTCGATCAGAAAGGTTCGCCCGTGTTCGCGCACCAGTTTGCGTGCCACGCCGTCTGCCACCCCATAGCCGCGGAAGCGCCGGGCAAGCACCGCGTCCATCGGGGTGAACTCGCGCACAAATTCATAACGGATCATCTGTTCCTTGCCGCGGCCGGTCAGGGTGACCGAACGCAGGTAGCCCCGTTTGACGAGTTCGTCGTGTGGGGAGGACAGCGCCCGGCGGATGTTGCCGGGAATGGTGCTGGGAATCTTGCACTGGTCCGCCCAGCCGATCAGGCTGACCTCCAGGGCGTCCAGCGGCTGTTCGGGGTTCTGTGGATCAAAGCGCGCGCCATCCAGGATGCGGTACAGCGCCCGCGTTCTGGGCCTGGACAGCGAGAGCATGAACTCGGTGTCCAGCGGCTTGACATATCCGCTGCGGATGCTGGCCACGATGGCGTCGGCCAGGCGACCGGAAATCATGGTCCGTTCGTCGAAAGCCCCGGTGCGGTCTCCACTGCTGAAATCAAGCGACTCGATGAAGTGAAATTTGGCGTGGGTCCAGCGGCCCTTGGGGTGATCGCGCCACCCACCGCTGACGCTGTAGGACGAGGTGTGCAGACGTTCCAGGCAGGTGCGCAAGATGGCGTGGTACTTGCCGGTGTTGTGCCAGCCGCACAGCTTGAGCAGGGTGGTGGCACTCACCGTGAAGCGGCCGTCCTCGGGCTCGCCCACCTCCATGTACAGGTTGATCAGGGCAGCCGTTACATCGCTGTCCAGGCCGTGTGGAACAGCGTATTTTGGCAACGCCTCACATTTGACCCGCACCACCCGGCCCTGGGACTCGAAGGTGACGTCCCATTCGTTGGTGTCGGCCTGGTCGACGGCGGAAATCAGGTTGAGGCGTGACAGATTCAGCTCGTCAAACCTGCTGGGTTTTGCGGTCACTCGTCCCCCTTGATTGATGAATTTTACCTTCTTTTGAAAGAAAAGATTTGAATAAAAAGATTGATGACATCATCAAGGGTTTTTCAAATTGTCCGTGCTGGACAGAGGAAGCGGGCCGAATCGCTCAGGTGTGTCGTACAGAATCGCTCAGGTGTGTCGTCCATACGACGGGGCAATCGCTCAGGTGTGTCGTTCCTGGTCGCGGGGACCGCTCAGGTGTGTCGTCGGGGACCGCTCAGGTATGTCGTCGGCAATCGCTCAGGTGTGTCGTCGGGGATGACCTCAATCGCTTGAGTATGTCGTCGGGCGATACAGCCCAATCGCTCAGGTGTGTCGTCGGGAAAATCGATCAATCACTCAGGTGTGTCGTCGGAGCTGCCCTCCAATCGCTCAGGTGTGTCGTCGGGCAGCGCAGCCCAATCGCTCAGGTGTGTCGTTGGTCCTGGCCCCAGGGTGGCATGGGGCCAGTGAAATCCCCGGTTAATCGAATGAGCGGCCTACTCTAGAGGATGATCAATCGCTCAGGTGTGTCGTTGACGGCTTCGCAGCATGGACAAGGTCTCAACTGCCCGGTCTGCAGTTGGCCATGTAGAGTCGGAGACACCCTGGAAGAAATGTCCGGAAGCTTTGCAGGCGGCGGATTCGCAGCAGTTGCGCCGTCTGCGGGATGCGTAACGCTGTGGGTCGCATCCACCGTGAAGTTCTGCCTTTTCACCGTGCCACTCCCCAAGGCCTTGCCAATCAGGTTCTGTCGGTTCTGCTGTATCTGGCTGGAAATCCTCGCGTGGCAGAGCGGGGTAAAGCTCATCTCTGACCACCATTCTGCAGATATTTACGGGGGAGTTCTGAGGTCTGTTGGAGGGCTTGGCATTGTCCAGGGTCGGGAAGTTGTAAATCTTTAAACTTTTTCATACCGTAGGGATCATGGCCCCGGCACGTCGGTCTCACCTGTACAGCGGCACCGAGATCCGGGCCGGACTGACGACCGCGCTGGGCCAAGTCACCGCTGGGGATCACGTCCTGATCACCCACCACGGCAAGCCCGTGGCCGCACTGATTGGCCTGGAGGCTTACCAGCACCTCACCGCCGTGGGTCCCCCGGCATCACAGGAGACCGTCATGCAAGTCATCAGCGTCTACAACCAGGCCGGGGGTGCAGGGAAAACCACCATCACCATGAACCTCGGGTACGCCCTCAAGGAGCGCGGTTACCGGGTGTTGCTTATCGACATGGACCCTCAGGCGTCCCTGACCCGCTGGCTGGGGCTGCTCACCCCGGGTGCTGCCCAGGCCAGCCCACCCGCCGAGAAGCTCAGCCGCACGGCCTTTCACGTCCTGAGCGACCCCGATGAGGAGCTGCCCGAACCGCTTCACGCCTTTGGCCTGGACGTGATTCCGGCCAACAGCAAGCTCAGTGCGGGCGACAGCCTGCTTTACAGCGAGCGGGAACGGTTGACGTACCTGCGCCGGGCCATCCGTGCCCAGGGGGGCTACGATTTCGTGCTGCTCGACGGTCCGCCTGGGCGCAGCGCGCTGGCGCTGGCAGCGGTGGCCGCGTCGGATCAGCTGATCATCCCGATCAACGTGTCCAAGAGCATGGACAACCTCGGGAATGTGGGCGAGTTCCTGCGCGAGGCCCGGACCTTCTCGCCGGACCTGAATGTGCTGGCCCTGACCATGCATTCCTTCATGGCCAATACCCGGCATCACCAAGACATGCTCAGAACCGTCACCGAACAGCTCAGCGCCATTGCGCCCGCGACCACGCCGATCACCCACAAGTCCACGCTGTACAACGACGCCGCCCTGTACCAGCAACCGGTGGCCGTCTACGCTCCCCAGAAGAGTCCCAGAAAGGAATTCGACACGCTTGCCGGGGAAGTGCTGGGCCTGCTGAACATGCCTGAGTCGCTGGAGGTCTCCCGGTGAGTGCAAAACGCGCGGCCCCTCCGAGTCTGTCCTTCGATGTCGTCGATTTTGTGTCCGGGGTGCGGGGGCCCACCGTGATGAGCCTGCGGACCGACGCCATCAGCGTGCTGGAGCATGCCAATCCGCGCGGACGTGTCAGCGGCGAGGACGCCTTTGACGCGGCGTCCCTGCGCGCTCTGGGCGAGAGCATGCGCGACCACGGTCAGCTCTCCCCCATTCTGGTTCGCAAAGGAGAACACGACGGGCAGTGGACCCTGATTGCCGGAGAACGCCGCTACCGCGCCGCGCGGCTGATCGGTCTACCGACCCTGCTCGCCATGCCCAGCGAACACCTGGATCATGAGCGGGCCGCACTGATCGAGAACCTGCAGCGGCAGAACCTGAATGTCGTGGATGAAACCTTTGCCATTCTGCGTCAGCTGGCGCTGGACAGCGGGCTGGATCCGAACGCGCTGCCGGGTGCGCTGCGGGCAGCGGTGCGCGGCGAGGACCCCCACCACCTGACCACCTTCATGACGTCGTACGGCGTAACCAATCTGGCGAGCTGGGCACGCCACCGGCTGAACATTCTGCGGTTGACCGGAGAGGAGCGGCGTGTCATTCAGCAGGGCCTGCTGCCGTGGCGCACCGTACTGGAACTGACCCGCTTCGGCACACACCCGCAGAGGGAGCCCCTGCTGGCACAGGCCGTCACGGATGGGTTCTCCTTCGCGGTCATGCGCGAGCGGGTCAATGCCCTGTTGCGGCCCGTGACTGCCCCGGAAGGTCTGGCGGCGCTGTGGCGGGAGGTTACGCCCCGTTCGCTCGATGCCCTTGCCGGAGAAAAGCGCGCCCGCGCCGAAACCCTGTTGAAGGAACTGAGGGCGCTGCTGGACTGAGGACACGTGTCCTCAGCCCGTTTCGGTGAATTTTGGCCGGGGATGTTCGGGGAAGTGCTCCTATGGTGCAGCGCTGGGGTTTCGGAAACTGCCATCCGGCTATGTCCGCTGTGCTCGTTTCACTCGGAAAATTCACCCGGATCAGGCGGCGGGCAAGCATCTCCTTATCTCTTCTGCTGGTGCCCGCGCATTACTTACTGCGCGGTGTATCCACCGTCCACCACGACCTCGGACCCGGTCATGAAGGAGGCGTCGTCGGAGGCTAGGAAGGCGATCACGGCGGCGACTTCCTCGCTGCGGCCCAGGCGGCCGACCGGGTGCAGGGCCGCAAGCCCGGCCAGCAGCTGATCGTGCTGCCCCGACCGAGCGGCGTAGTCCTGCACCAGCGGCGTGTCGATGAAACCCGGATGCACCGAATTGACACGAATGCCCAGCGTCGCCACCTGAAGGGCGGTGGCCTTGGTCAGCAGCCGCACCGCTCCCTTGCTGGCATGGTAGGCCGCCGAATCCGCCGATCCGACCAGTCCATAAATGCTGGAGATATTCACAATTGCGCCGCTGCCGGTCACCTTCATGCGGCGCAGGGCCTCCCGGGTACACAGAAACACCCCATCAAGATTCACGGCCAGCAGCGCGCGCCAGTCGACCAGAGCAATTTCCTCGACAGGACCGGACGGTCCACCCGTGCCCGCATTGTTCACCAGCACGTCAATGCGTCCGTGGTGCTCCTCGATCTGCGCAAACACGTCTTGCACGGCTGCCTCATCCGACACGTCGCAGGCGTAGGCCTCGGCAAATCCACCCGCTCCCATAAGGTGATCTGCGGTTGCCTGCGCTTCCTCGTATTTCAGATCCAGGATCATGACCGCTCCACCCTCCGCCGCCAGCCGGTGCGCGGTGGCTTCACCGATGCCCTTGGCACCTCCGGTGACGACGCAAACCTTGTCCTTGAAACGGGTCATATGCATCCTCCTGCTCCGTCTGGAGCGGTTGAAACCGCACGATGTGTGTCTTGAGGCGTCAGGACTCCTGGCCCGCGCACGGTGCGGATTGCGTTCGCACCTGTGCAGCCCCATCACAGACGCGGCCGATGCCATGTAAGCGTCCTGCCGCAACCGAAGGTGGGCACGGTGCGGCGCAGAGCATGCTTCCGACTGAAAACAGCATTCAGTCCAGCAGGATTGTGCGTGGGGACCGGGCCAGTCATTTCTCAGGGTAGGTCAGTTGAATTACCAGGGCGTTACCGCTGGACATCCACGGCGCTGCAGGTGTTGGCCCAGCAGCGCTGTACGCACAGACCCCCTGCGGTGAGGACTTCGCGCGCGTGGCTGGCATTTGTGTACAGCGTCAGGGTTCTACATGAGCAAGGTGCTCGGCGTTACCAGTTTGACCGGATCGTGCCCGATTACAGGTCGTTCTGGTCAAAGGACGGCAGACAGACCCTGCGCGGGCAATGCATGGTTCTACCGGCGCTGGGCATTTTGGGTAGAGCTGCGCAGGCCGGATAAACTGCCCTCCGCTGTCGGACGGACTCCGTCCATCAGGAATACGGAACAGGCCACCCGGGTTGCTGCCGGGTGGCCTGTTCCGTTGCAGATTTTCGAGGTCAGTCGGCGACGTCTACATCGTTCAGCACCGTGACCTGTGGGGACTCGCTGAACCAGTCGCCCGCCTTAGCCCGGTAGGCCTGATAGTGGGCGCTGGCCCGGTGGGCCTCCACGGCTTTCATATCGCGGTAGCGTTCCTGCACATGAAAGCGCAGTACGCCGTCTTTTTCCTCGCGCAGCAGGTCGTAGCGGAGGTTGCCCTCCTCCTGGCGGCTGTGCACAACCATCTGACGCATCTCCTGCTCAACCTGCGCGGCGAACTCGGGTCTGGGCACGATGATGGCATGCACGTTGACGTGCGCGGTGTCGCTGCTCATGCGTCGGCCGCCACAGGGTTCTCCTGAAGGGCACCCAGGAAGACCGTGACGAACTCCTCGTCGCTCATGGGGTTCTGGCCGGTGATCAGTTCACGGTCCTGCACGACGTTGCTGCTCCACTTCTCGCCGTTCTGAACGGTCATTCCTGCGGCGCTCAGGGCGTCGGCCGGGTAGTACAGCATGGGCGCCTCAAAGCCGCTCTCGGCGTCCCGTTCCTCGGGTGTGCTGAACACGGTGGCCCGGTAGCCGGTGTACAGGAATCCCCGGGCATCCGGTGTCTCGCCATTCTGCAAGGCGTCCTGGTAGGCGGCGGCATCTTCCTGGGCTGCCAGCAGCGCGACCGGGGCGTGACAGATCAGCGCGGTGGGCAGGGCGCGGTCATGGAAATGTGCCAGCACGCGGCGCAGGTCGGGATCGCGCATCAGTTCGATCATGGGCGCGTGCCCGCCGGGCAGAAACACGGCCGCATACCCCTCCAGATCCGCGGCCACGTCAGACAGCTTCTGGATGGAACCGCTCAGAATGTCGTCCACAAAAGCCTTGATCTGCGTGTACTCGGTCTCATCCTTGAAGAAGCTGGCAGCGTCACTGGCCTGATCCAGGGGGGGCCGGTTGCCGCGCGGCGTGGCCACGGTGAGGTCATACCCTTCCTGTACCAGGCGGTGGGCCGGCACCCCGAACTCGTTGAGATAGAAGCCGGTGGCGTGCGTCTGGCCGCCTTGCAGGGGAAGGGCGGATTCGCTGGACATCACGACGAGAATCTTCTTGGTCATACCACCCACCATAGGGACCGCACACGAGGTGATGTGTACGGTCAATCACTTTAATAAATAAAGCTGCTGCAGACGAAGTGCAGATGCTGACCTCTGCGGGGCTTGGAGCAGCCGTCTCTGCAGCAGACGTCGGTACCGCGAAACCTCCGGGTATGGCCATCATCCCAGAACGACGTCTGAGCGACGGACCCGCGCGGCCGGCTGTATCGAGCCTGCAGCCCAGCTCCTCACTGCAGCTTCAGGCCTCCTGCAGGGCAGGCAGGGTGAAGTGGAACGTGCTGCCCTGTCCGGGCTCCGACTCCGCCCAGACCCGGCCGCCGTGGTGCTCCAGAATCTTGCGGACGATCGCCAGACCCATTCCGGTGCCCTCAAACTGGTCGCGCACGTGGAGCCGCTGGAAGATCTGAAACACCCGCTCGGCGTACTGGGCCTCGAACCCGATGCCGTTGTCCCGGACGGTGATGTGCCAGATGCCTCCCTCGCGGGCGGCCTCCAGATGAATCTCCGGCACCACACCCTCACGGCGGAACTTGATGGCGTTGCCGATGAGGTTCTGGAACAGCTGGGTGAGTTCAGACAGGTTGCCGGTCACTGCGGGCAGAGGACCGTGCCGCACCACCGCCCCGCTGTGCTCTACCGCCGCGTGCAGCCGTTCCAGCGCCTCCTGCAGGGGGTCGGCCAGTGGAAGGACGCTGTGGGGTTCCTGCACGGCGTTCAGCCGCGAGAACACCAGCAGGTCGTCGATCAGGACTTTCATGCGCTCCGCGCCGCGGGCCACCAGACTCAGGTAGTTGCGGCCCCGCTCGTCCAGCTTCTCCCCGTAGCGGCGCTCGATCAGCTCGGAGAAGCTGGAGATGGTGCGCAGCGGCTCCTGAAGGTCGTGTGACGCCACGTACGCGAATTTCTCCAGTTCCGCATTGCTGCGTTCCAGTTCCCGCGTGCGGTCCTTGAGCGCCTGGGCGCTCTCGGCGCCTTCCAGGGCCAGCCC
Coding sequences:
- a CDS encoding GAF domain-containing protein, with amino-acid sequence MSSPTTSLPSLSEHLLTLSETLVSASTQDQVLRVVLTTVTKALDAVVGTVLLSDERGEHLTLAACWDAGTDTWTSWPGQEGAAAEVCSAATHALERRETLFLGCGDARVEGEALDLRACTGRTVCTAVLPLVAGTQPLGAVVLDFQRPHLLTAEEGRFLRTVMAQSALAMARGAADLETGQSVVADARTQALEAERAALAAFARFTEVASTGTDPQLLAEHARDVLQSVLGEVHPVYYELEDGLWRARVVAADMDPVVVQAACDGFPGDLPSFQQPFAQGQAVFFEHWDAEREGVQDTGMYRAGAMYPFMRSGRPHGLLTLGLTQRHGWTERERSVFRAVGRSLTLALERAETAAQLTAHTLQIEASARAQAAFVAYSEAVGRQTDLPGLAQQAFEVLRGRFPSGSAGFYTREHGRWSLQARSEDVSDQNMTELSAGFSDVTPMIAGVLATRQPMFVDAVDVRQEPHTGPDGAGATLPLLVDGEVGGILCLGVRGLQHWSESDQAFVRAVGRGLTLALERAVQTQRLELQNAELDARTRALEGFADLTRDLTLHDEPYVLIKRAQQVVLSLLPAGYALYFERRGEEWILRAQTGELRSEALQAAVDAGLPYDTTNNLVIPFTTLAPYYQDQYARSTDNLDDMVGHIGASATLPVLVNGAPRGVFAVVLFGSERHWTRPDQAALESVVRSLGLALERAEGLAHLEASTREVGEWRERYEVAVRGSGHLLYDWNPATGQILYGGAVEQITGYAPQELTGTLADWTDRLIHPEDRDAFAQEIARVTRSGDDFHMAFRVVRRDGSVREVEDDGYFNRDAQGEVTRMAGLVKDVTERRQAERALRHANEELRRSNADLEQFAYVASHDLQAPIRAVTSFAGVIDRRYGSLLDDRGRLYLRQIVEGGEHMKRLVDDLLMFSRVHTQQRAFSVTDTGAVFDRVARRLQDEVQATGTDLSRGELPRVLGDEQQLDQLLQNLISNGMKYRREGVAPRIHVSAAREGRRWRFAVSDNGIGIERQYFERVFVIFQRLHGQEEYEGTGIGLAVCKKIVERHGGQIGVESTPGQGSTFSFTLPAE
- a CDS encoding replication initiator protein A, which produces MTAKPSRFDELNLSRLNLISAVDQADTNEWDVTFESQGRVVRVKCEALPKYAVPHGLDSDVTAALINLYMEVGEPEDGRFTVSATTLLKLCGWHNTGKYHAILRTCLERLHTSSYSVSGGWRDHPKGRWTHAKFHFIESLDFSSGDRTGAFDERTMISGRLADAIVASIRSGYVKPLDTEFMLSLSRPRTRALYRILDGARFDPQNPEQPLDALEVSLIGWADQCKIPSTIPGNIRRALSSPHDELVKRGYLRSVTLTGRGKEQMIRYEFVREFTPMDAVLARRFRGYGVADGVARKLVREHGRTFLIECMDRFDLLVRDAVLVVKKSKAAALMHLITHPDEYPFAGTQKPTGGPAVSAPALTSPRAKAGRMEPLLAMPSLADEFQGLTPEQMADKAVSRLGFHYRRLLDIADLDLFRQAVIDGELDVVALLEDSVTAVAKMKKDEFARELKWRLGQR
- a CDS encoding type II toxin-antitoxin system prevent-host-death family antitoxin translates to MAPARRSHLYSGTEIRAGLTTALGQVTAGDHVLITHHGKPVAALIGLEAYQHLTAVGPPASQETVMQVISVYNQAGGAGKTTITMNLGYALKERGYRVLLIDMDPQASLTRWLGLLTPGAAQASPPAEKLSRTAFHVLSDPDEELPEPLHAFGLDVIPANSKLSAGDSLLYSERERLTYLRRAIRAQGGYDFVLLDGPPGRSALALAAVAASDQLIIPINVSKSMDNLGNVGEFLREARTFSPDLNVLALTMHSFMANTRHHQDMLRTVTEQLSAIAPATTPITHKSTLYNDAALYQQPVAVYAPQKSPRKEFDTLAGEVLGLLNMPESLEVSR
- a CDS encoding ParB/RepB/Spo0J family partition protein translates to MSAKRAAPPSLSFDVVDFVSGVRGPTVMSLRTDAISVLEHANPRGRVSGEDAFDAASLRALGESMRDHGQLSPILVRKGEHDGQWTLIAGERRYRAARLIGLPTLLAMPSEHLDHERAALIENLQRQNLNVVDETFAILRQLALDSGLDPNALPGALRAAVRGEDPHHLTTFMTSYGVTNLASWARHRLNILRLTGEERRVIQQGLLPWRTVLELTRFGTHPQREPLLAQAVTDGFSFAVMRERVNALLRPVTAPEGLAALWREVTPRSLDALAGEKRARAETLLKELRALLD
- a CDS encoding SDR family NAD(P)-dependent oxidoreductase, which translates into the protein MTRFKDKVCVVTGGAKGIGEATAHRLAAEGGAVMILDLKYEEAQATADHLMGAGGFAEAYACDVSDEAAVQDVFAQIEEHHGRIDVLVNNAGTGGPSGPVEEIALVDWRALLAVNLDGVFLCTREALRRMKVTGSGAIVNISSIYGLVGSADSAAYHASKGAVRLLTKATALQVATLGIRVNSVHPGFIDTPLVQDYAARSGQHDQLLAGLAALHPVGRLGRSEEVAAVIAFLASDDASFMTGSEVVVDGGYTAQ
- a CDS encoding putative quinol monooxygenase; this translates as MSSDTAHVNVHAIIVPRPEFAAQVEQEMRQMVVHSRQEEGNLRYDLLREEKDGVLRFHVQERYRDMKAVEAHRASAHYQAYRAKAGDWFSESPQVTVLNDVDVAD
- a CDS encoding type 1 glutamine amidotransferase domain-containing protein codes for the protein MTKKILVVMSSESALPLQGGQTHATGFYLNEFGVPAHRLVQEGYDLTVATPRGNRPPLDQASDAASFFKDETEYTQIKAFVDDILSGSIQKLSDVAADLEGYAAVFLPGGHAPMIELMRDPDLRRVLAHFHDRALPTALICHAPVALLAAQEDAAAYQDALQNGETPDARGFLYTGYRATVFSTPEERDAESGFEAPMLYYPADALSAAGMTVQNGEKWSSNVVQDRELITGQNPMSDEEFVTVFLGALQENPVAADA